One window of Phycisphaeraceae bacterium genomic DNA carries:
- the cas2 gene encoding CRISPR-associated endonuclease Cas2, protein MRRRRNRSAKHAEPRFTPDDEYPLFSGYRAMWLFAMFDLPVVTKAEKKRAARFRRDLLLRGFTMLQFSVYARHCSSEEFADGIKAEVRSVLPDHGQVRLVAITDRQFGKMEVYRGKSAGPAEEPPPQLMLF, encoded by the coding sequence GTGAGAAGGAGGCGGAATCGCAGCGCGAAGCATGCTGAACCGCGCTTCACGCCAGACGATGAGTATCCGCTGTTCTCGGGGTATCGTGCGATGTGGCTCTTTGCGATGTTCGACCTTCCCGTCGTCACAAAGGCAGAGAAGAAGCGGGCGGCGCGATTCCGGCGCGACCTGCTCCTGCGCGGGTTCACGATGCTCCAGTTCTCCGTGTATGCTCGCCATTGCTCGAGCGAGGAGTTCGCCGATGGGATCAAGGCAGAAGTGCGAAGTGTGCTGCCCGATCACGGACAGGTCCGGCTCGTCGCGATCACCGATCGCCAGTTCGGAAAGATGGAGGTCTACCGCGGCAAAAGTGCGGGTCCGGCAGAGGAACCACCTCCCCAACTCATGCTTTTCTAG
- the tnpA gene encoding IS200/IS605 family transposase: MPRAWTQNYYHLIFSTRHRKPWITPDLESRLFPFLIGIARDLGCQMIALNGMPDHVHMVLRYPSHLSHADMVRHLKGRSSRWIHEEFPALADFAWQEGYGGFTVSRSSLDAASEYVRRQKEHHARMSFEDEFMAILERHGLQVPREDALG, from the coding sequence ATGCCACGCGCGTGGACCCAGAACTATTACCATCTGATTTTCTCGACGCGGCACCGCAAGCCATGGATCACGCCCGATCTGGAGAGCCGTCTCTTTCCGTTCCTCATCGGCATCGCGCGTGATCTTGGATGCCAGATGATCGCACTCAACGGGATGCCCGATCATGTACATATGGTGCTTCGGTACCCTTCACATCTGTCACACGCCGACATGGTGAGGCACCTGAAGGGCCGCTCCTCGCGATGGATCCATGAGGAATTCCCCGCGCTCGCCGATTTCGCGTGGCAGGAGGGATACGGCGGGTTCACGGTGAGCCGATCATCCCTCGACGCCGCGTCCGAGTATGTCAGGCGACAGAAGGAGCATCACGCACGCATGAGCTTCGAGGATGAGTTCATGGCCATTCTTGAGCGGCACGGCTTGCAGGTCCCGCGCGAAGATGCACTCGGGTGA
- the cas1 gene encoding type II CRISPR-associated endonuclease Cas1, whose translation MGSGAERILDFSNDGAYLSVRYGQLIVKREGMPDLSTPLAEIAALILANARVTCTQSVLSGLMAEGAAVLVCDDSMLPNGLMLPLSANTLQTERMIAQASVTEPRKKRIWQSIVRAKIMAQASLLQIRIGDDGGLLAIAAGVRSGDAGNAEAHAAQRYWPRLFGDSNFRRRRDAPDQNRLLNYGYAVVRAAVGRAICANGLHPSLGVCHHGRSNPYCLADDLMEPWRVMIDDAVAEIVGQHGPGVELDAHTKQQIIGVLHERLTHEGESRTVMDWIGRSAASLGRAFCSDDDVSKLRVFFPDGLVRS comes from the coding sequence ATGGGTTCAGGCGCCGAACGCATCCTCGACTTCTCCAACGATGGGGCGTACCTCAGCGTGCGGTACGGCCAACTCATCGTCAAGCGCGAAGGGATGCCGGACCTCTCCACGCCGCTGGCTGAGATCGCCGCGTTGATTCTCGCCAACGCGCGCGTGACATGCACGCAATCCGTGCTCTCCGGGCTGATGGCCGAGGGCGCTGCGGTGCTTGTCTGCGACGATTCGATGCTCCCCAACGGCTTGATGCTCCCGCTCTCAGCCAACACGCTCCAGACCGAGCGGATGATCGCGCAGGCCTCCGTGACGGAGCCACGAAAGAAGCGGATCTGGCAGTCCATCGTGCGGGCCAAGATCATGGCCCAGGCATCGCTGCTCCAGATTCGGATCGGCGATGACGGCGGCCTGCTCGCAATCGCGGCAGGGGTGCGATCGGGCGATGCCGGGAACGCCGAAGCGCACGCCGCACAACGCTACTGGCCGCGCCTCTTCGGAGATTCGAACTTTCGGCGCCGGCGTGATGCACCGGACCAGAACCGTCTCTTGAACTACGGCTACGCCGTGGTCCGGGCCGCGGTCGGTCGCGCGATCTGCGCCAATGGGCTTCACCCCTCGCTCGGGGTCTGCCACCACGGGCGGTCAAACCCGTACTGCCTCGCCGATGATCTCATGGAACCGTGGCGCGTGATGATCGACGATGCCGTCGCCGAGATCGTCGGTCAGCACGGACCGGGCGTGGAACTCGATGCACACACAAAGCAGCAGATCATCGGTGTGCTCCACGAACGACTCACGCACGAGGGAGAATCCAGAACGGTGATGGACTGGATCGGACGCTCCGCGGCCTCTCTCGGTCGCGCGTTCTGTAGCGATGACGATGTGTCCAAGCTCCGTGTGTTCTTTCCTGACGGGCTGGTGCGATCGTGA
- a CDS encoding histone H1-like repetitive region-containing protein: MPTRTRRTARKTTARKSPAKRTKSRKTTARKTTARKSPARKTTARTSSWKNSFKKTTKAKKSTARKSAKKSTARKTTARKTTARKTAPKTFSFNRSINTGARRRAA; this comes from the coding sequence ATGCCGACCCGTACCCGCCGTACCGCCCGCAAGACGACCGCTCGCAAGAGCCCCGCCAAGCGGACGAAATCGCGCAAGACCACCGCCCGTAAGACGACCGCTCGCAAGAGCCCGGCCCGCAAGACGACGGCCCGCACGTCTTCCTGGAAGAACTCTTTCAAGAAGACGACCAAGGCCAAGAAGAGCACCGCTCGCAAGAGCGCGAAGAAGAGCACGGCCCGCAAGACGACCGCTCGCAAGACCACGGCCCGCAAGACCGCGCCCAAGACCTTCTCCTTCAACCGCTCGATCAACACCGGCGCTCGTCGTCGCGCCGCCTGA
- a CDS encoding 3-deoxy-7-phosphoheptulonate synthase, with translation MTTPVQPGSESAAPGAGTRPWSPDSWRSRVEAQRIEYPDANAVEREVAKLGSLPPLVTSWEIEKLKQEIADAQEGRRFVLQGGDCAETLDDCTPGAITNKLKILMQMSLALVWGGRKPVVRIGRFAGQYAKPRSSAIETREINGARVSLPSYFGDLVNGAPFTPEARTPNPHLLVRAYQHAALTLNFIRALVEGGFADIHHPEYWDLSFMRHASLPADLRAQYEQMTRSLADGLRFMEVLGEARVEELTRVEFFTSHEGLSLLYESAQTRRVPRREGHYNLSTHLPWIGERTRQIDGAHVEYFRGIQNPVGIKIGPATSPADVRDLVRVLNPTGERGKIVLITRLGAGRAAERIPALVEGVRGAGSPVLWICDPMHGNTVSTASGLKTRSFDAIRAELETTYDALRGAGTHMGGIHVELTGEDVTECVGGATDITEDNLHTNYATLCDPRLNYHQALELAFALARRLSQDAGK, from the coding sequence ATGACGACGCCAGTCCAACCGGGTTCGGAGAGCGCAGCCCCGGGCGCGGGCACACGCCCATGGAGCCCGGACTCGTGGCGGAGCCGCGTCGAGGCGCAGCGGATCGAGTACCCGGACGCCAACGCGGTCGAGCGCGAGGTCGCGAAGCTGGGCTCGCTCCCGCCCCTGGTCACGTCGTGGGAGATCGAGAAACTCAAGCAGGAGATCGCCGACGCCCAGGAGGGGAGGCGGTTCGTGCTGCAAGGGGGCGACTGCGCCGAGACGCTGGACGACTGCACGCCCGGCGCGATCACCAACAAGCTCAAGATCCTGATGCAGATGTCGCTCGCGCTGGTCTGGGGCGGTCGGAAGCCCGTGGTCCGGATCGGGCGATTCGCGGGCCAGTACGCCAAGCCGCGCTCCAGCGCGATCGAGACGCGCGAGATCAACGGCGCTCGGGTGTCGCTCCCGAGCTACTTCGGGGATCTCGTGAACGGCGCGCCCTTCACACCCGAGGCGCGGACGCCCAACCCGCACCTGCTCGTCCGCGCGTACCAGCACGCGGCGTTGACGCTGAACTTCATCCGCGCGCTGGTCGAGGGCGGCTTCGCCGACATCCACCACCCGGAGTACTGGGATCTCTCGTTCATGCGCCACGCCTCGCTGCCCGCGGACCTTCGGGCCCAGTACGAGCAGATGACGCGCTCGCTCGCCGACGGGCTGCGCTTCATGGAGGTGCTGGGCGAGGCCCGTGTCGAAGAGCTGACACGCGTCGAGTTCTTCACGAGCCACGAGGGGCTGAGTCTCCTGTACGAGTCGGCCCAGACGCGGCGCGTGCCGCGCCGCGAGGGACATTACAACCTCTCCACCCACCTGCCGTGGATCGGCGAGCGCACGCGTCAGATCGACGGCGCGCACGTCGAGTACTTCCGCGGCATCCAGAACCCCGTGGGGATCAAGATCGGGCCCGCGACCTCGCCCGCCGATGTGCGCGACCTCGTCCGGGTGCTGAATCCGACGGGCGAGCGCGGCAAGATCGTGCTGATCACGCGCCTCGGCGCGGGCCGTGCCGCCGAGCGCATCCCCGCGCTCGTCGAGGGTGTCCGCGGTGCCGGTTCGCCCGTGCTCTGGATCTGCGACCCGATGCACGGCAACACCGTCTCGACGGCTTCGGGGCTCAAGACTCGCTCGTTCGACGCGATCCGTGCCGAACTCGAGACGACCTACGACGCGCTCCGTGGCGCGGGGACCCACATGGGCGGCATCCACGTCGAACTGACGGGCGAGGACGTGACGGAGTGTGTCGGCGGCGCAACCGACATCACCGAGGACAACCTGCACACCAACTACGCCACGCTCTGCGACCCCCGTCTGAACTACCACCAGGCCCTCGAACTGGCCTTCGCGCTGGCGAGGCGGCTCTCACAAGACGCCGGGAAGTAA
- the dnaX gene encoding DNA polymerase III subunit gamma/tau, which produces MAYTVLARRYRSQDFDSVVGQEAIARTLKNAIDTDRVAHAYLFCGTRGVGKTSMARIFAKALNGGSPEIDALIMQGKDTDVIEIDAASNTGVDNVRELIANAAYRPLRGRLKIYIIDEVHMLSNNAFNALLKTMEEPPEHVKFILCTTDAHKVPATIASRCQRFDFRNIPASQIAEHLRSVVKSEERTAEPELLHAVAKLGNGSMRDALSLLDRLMASGEKKLTVRLLEELLGLPDRELTGTLIDRIAEGDAGEALKAADALLSRGNSIDQMLDAIVERLRDLMVLAACGPETTLVDLSEEARAEEAARAKRFDAAGIVHMIALCENVQQAAKRSSAPRALLEALVVRLALTEKLADVTAVITASKSVSGAQRAAEPAGAGAKKR; this is translated from the coding sequence ATGGCCTACACCGTTCTCGCACGCCGATACCGCTCCCAGGATTTCGACTCTGTCGTCGGGCAGGAGGCGATCGCCAGGACGCTCAAGAACGCCATCGACACCGACCGCGTTGCGCACGCGTACCTCTTCTGCGGCACGCGGGGCGTCGGCAAGACCTCCATGGCGCGCATCTTCGCCAAGGCCCTGAACGGGGGCAGCCCGGAGATCGACGCGCTCATCATGCAGGGCAAGGACACCGATGTCATCGAGATCGACGCCGCGAGCAACACCGGCGTCGATAACGTCCGCGAGTTGATCGCGAACGCGGCGTACCGGCCGCTGCGCGGGCGTCTGAAGATCTACATCATCGACGAGGTCCACATGCTCTCGAACAACGCGTTCAACGCGCTGCTCAAGACCATGGAGGAGCCCCCCGAGCACGTGAAGTTCATCCTGTGCACGACCGATGCGCACAAGGTCCCGGCGACGATCGCGTCGCGCTGCCAGCGGTTCGATTTCCGCAACATCCCCGCGTCGCAGATCGCCGAGCACCTGCGCAGCGTCGTGAAGAGCGAGGAGCGCACCGCCGAGCCCGAGCTGCTGCACGCGGTCGCGAAGCTCGGCAACGGCTCCATGCGGGACGCGCTCTCGCTGCTCGACCGGCTGATGGCATCCGGCGAGAAGAAGCTCACGGTCAGGTTGCTGGAAGAGCTGCTCGGCCTCCCCGATCGCGAGCTCACGGGAACACTCATCGATCGCATCGCCGAGGGGGACGCGGGCGAGGCCCTCAAGGCGGCGGACGCGCTGCTCTCGCGCGGGAACTCCATCGACCAGATGCTCGACGCGATTGTCGAGCGCCTGCGCGACCTGATGGTTCTCGCGGCGTGCGGCCCGGAGACCACGCTCGTGGACCTCTCCGAAGAAGCGCGCGCGGAGGAAGCGGCTCGCGCGAAGCGGTTCGATGCCGCGGGGATCGTCCACATGATCGCGCTGTGCGAGAACGTGCAGCAGGCCGCGAAGCGTTCGTCGGCTCCGCGCGCGCTGCTTGAGGCGCTGGTTGTGCGTCTTGCGCTGACGGAGAAGCTGGCGGATGTGACCGCGGTGATCACGGCCTCGAAGTCGGTCTCCGGCGCGCAGCGTGCCGCGGAGCCAGCGGGGGCCGGCGCAAAAAAACGCTGA
- the cas9 gene encoding type II CRISPR RNA-guided endonuclease Cas9 (Cas9, originally named Csn1, is the large, multifunctional signature protein of type II CRISPR/Cas systems. It is well known even to general audiences because its RNA-guided endonuclease activity has made it a popular tool for custom editing of eukaryotic genomes.), protein MNGYKDSLWVLGIDLGVASIGWSVVGLDSTGVPKQVVRTGSHLFEPGTDGTDLDRLRGADQPRNTARRTARQQRRQAWRRWRRKRALIQALVRHGLLPQPDTELRTADDVCRFLGNLDRQIMPRWVGTHDDQQRWTYRIRAAAAIREIDRLDFGRAIYQLGQRRGFKSNRRADARAKADEKSKVKAAIGDLAIKIAAHDPPTLGAYLASLTPDEVRIRHRWTGREMYEQEFDAIWQKQQSHLGLSEDARKEIRRALFWQRPLKSQKHTIGRCSLIPTERRAPIASRDFQSFRILQAVNNVEVSENDAPARSLTQDERRALITILERAGDTKATQAKKALALGKRSRFNIEDDGEKEIIGNRTDAKLRDVIGEGFDSLPEETRDALVHDLRSLRTPEACQRRMARHYGFSQEQAAALSAIELEEGYASLSLKAIARLMPHMREGVTYAEARKREFPESFRAVESADSLPPVTDAFEDLRNPGVIRALTELRKLVNALVREHGKPARIRIELARELKHGAHRREQIHRTNTARAKHRDGIAKQIEKEAHISRPSREDIEKVLLADECGWRCPYTGRQIEWRTLFGASAQFHIEHIWPRSRSLDDSFLNKTLCYHEENIARKHNRTPFEAYGADDGRYGEIIERVSAFKGDLRTRRAKLERFLAQEIPEGFTNRHLSDTRYIAKLAADYLALLYGGRSDLEGNLRIQATSGGLTAWLRTGWGLSGLLGDTPDKNRDDHRHHAIDAIVIGLTDGRAVQLLQRAAASADARFARRAFDAVDEPLPGLRDQVERLISSVIVSNQISKRARGALHEATIYSKPIGAKHRVRKELQKLTPKDIEEGRLVDKRALAAIRAKLTELGRPDPTPQQLSQIFAVPENAPMVRGYDGRMVPLRRVRVEVDAKPDRIGKGSQERYVKLGSNHHTEVWEVTDEKGRTRWEHTPVTLMEAHRRKAAKQPIVCRDGGEGRRFLFSLAKGEHIEMDDPRGPATRRVFRVLSISEGDIEVLPTHDARPSPQRQRERIRIRGSGDSMRKLAASKVLVTYLGEIRRAND, encoded by the coding sequence ATGAACGGGTACAAGGACAGCTTATGGGTCCTCGGCATCGACTTGGGGGTTGCGTCGATCGGTTGGTCTGTTGTCGGTCTCGACTCGACCGGCGTGCCGAAGCAGGTCGTGAGGACGGGCTCCCATCTCTTTGAGCCAGGAACCGACGGGACCGACCTCGATCGGCTTCGGGGAGCGGATCAGCCACGCAACACCGCGAGGCGTACCGCTCGACAGCAACGCAGGCAGGCCTGGCGACGGTGGCGACGCAAGCGAGCACTGATACAGGCACTGGTCAGGCACGGCTTGCTCCCGCAGCCCGACACCGAACTCCGTACGGCCGATGATGTATGCCGCTTTCTCGGCAATCTCGACCGACAGATCATGCCGCGATGGGTCGGTACTCATGATGATCAACAGCGGTGGACATACCGCATCCGCGCTGCCGCAGCGATCCGTGAGATAGATCGGCTCGACTTCGGACGCGCCATCTACCAACTCGGCCAGCGTCGTGGATTCAAGTCGAACCGGCGTGCCGATGCCCGAGCGAAAGCAGATGAGAAGAGCAAGGTGAAGGCCGCCATCGGGGACCTCGCCATCAAGATCGCGGCTCACGATCCCCCCACGCTCGGCGCCTACCTCGCATCTCTGACGCCAGACGAGGTGAGGATCCGGCATCGCTGGACCGGTCGCGAGATGTACGAGCAGGAGTTTGATGCGATCTGGCAGAAACAGCAGTCGCATCTCGGACTTTCGGAGGATGCACGCAAGGAGATCCGCCGGGCGTTGTTCTGGCAAAGGCCCCTCAAGAGCCAGAAGCACACGATCGGCAGGTGCAGTCTGATTCCGACGGAGCGTCGCGCCCCGATCGCGTCTCGTGATTTCCAATCATTTCGCATCCTTCAGGCCGTAAACAACGTCGAAGTATCAGAGAACGATGCTCCCGCGCGGTCGCTCACGCAAGATGAGCGTCGCGCTCTCATCACGATTCTTGAGCGGGCCGGTGACACGAAGGCCACACAGGCGAAGAAGGCCCTCGCTCTCGGCAAGCGAAGCAGGTTCAATATCGAAGACGATGGCGAGAAAGAGATCATCGGCAACCGCACTGATGCCAAGCTCCGCGACGTGATCGGCGAGGGCTTCGATTCCTTGCCTGAAGAGACTCGGGACGCGCTTGTCCACGACCTTCGATCACTCCGTACGCCGGAAGCATGCCAGAGGCGCATGGCCCGGCACTACGGATTCTCGCAGGAGCAGGCCGCGGCACTGAGTGCGATCGAGCTCGAAGAGGGTTACGCATCTCTCTCCCTCAAGGCCATCGCCCGTCTGATGCCACACATGCGCGAGGGTGTCACGTATGCCGAAGCGCGAAAGCGAGAGTTCCCAGAGTCATTCAGGGCTGTTGAATCTGCGGACTCACTGCCTCCGGTCACCGACGCGTTCGAGGACCTGCGCAATCCTGGCGTCATCCGCGCGCTCACGGAACTCCGCAAGCTCGTGAACGCACTGGTACGAGAGCACGGCAAGCCGGCTCGAATCAGGATCGAGCTCGCGCGAGAGCTCAAGCACGGCGCCCATCGTCGCGAACAGATCCACAGGACGAACACCGCACGCGCCAAGCATCGCGATGGCATCGCCAAACAGATCGAGAAAGAGGCCCATATCAGCCGCCCATCGCGCGAAGACATCGAGAAGGTGCTTCTCGCGGACGAATGCGGCTGGCGCTGCCCATACACAGGCAGGCAGATCGAGTGGCGCACGCTCTTCGGCGCAAGTGCCCAGTTCCACATCGAGCACATCTGGCCGCGATCCCGCTCGCTCGACGACAGCTTCCTCAACAAGACGCTCTGCTACCACGAGGAGAACATCGCGAGAAAGCACAACCGCACACCGTTTGAGGCCTATGGCGCCGACGATGGACGTTACGGCGAGATCATCGAGCGCGTCAGTGCATTCAAGGGCGACCTCCGGACCCGCAGAGCGAAACTCGAACGCTTCCTCGCACAGGAGATTCCCGAGGGGTTCACCAATCGCCACCTCAGCGACACGCGATACATCGCCAAACTCGCAGCGGACTACCTCGCCCTGCTCTACGGCGGCCGAAGCGACCTTGAGGGCAATCTACGCATACAGGCTACGAGCGGCGGACTGACCGCGTGGCTCCGCACCGGCTGGGGTCTCTCCGGACTGCTCGGCGACACACCGGATAAGAATCGTGACGACCACAGGCATCATGCGATCGACGCGATCGTCATCGGGCTTACCGATGGGCGAGCCGTTCAACTGCTCCAGCGTGCCGCGGCGAGCGCGGACGCCCGCTTCGCCCGACGTGCGTTCGACGCGGTGGATGAGCCGCTGCCCGGACTCCGCGATCAGGTTGAGCGGCTGATCTCATCCGTGATCGTCTCGAATCAGATCTCGAAGCGTGCCCGAGGCGCGTTGCACGAAGCGACGATCTACAGCAAGCCCATTGGTGCGAAGCACCGAGTCCGGAAAGAACTCCAGAAACTCACTCCAAAGGATATCGAAGAGGGGCGGCTGGTCGACAAGAGAGCGCTCGCCGCGATCCGGGCAAAGCTCACTGAACTCGGACGACCGGATCCGACACCGCAGCAACTCTCGCAGATCTTCGCCGTTCCGGAGAACGCACCGATGGTCCGAGGGTACGACGGGCGCATGGTCCCCCTTCGGCGTGTCCGCGTCGAAGTCGATGCCAAGCCGGATCGGATCGGGAAGGGATCGCAGGAGCGGTACGTCAAACTCGGCAGCAACCACCACACGGAAGTGTGGGAGGTGACAGACGAGAAGGGGCGCACACGCTGGGAGCACACGCCTGTCACGCTCATGGAAGCCCACCGCCGCAAGGCGGCGAAACAGCCGATCGTCTGCCGCGACGGCGGGGAAGGGCGAAGGTTCCTCTTCTCGCTCGCGAAGGGCGAGCACATCGAGATGGATGATCCGAGAGGCCCGGCGACGCGTCGCGTCTTTCGTGTCCTCTCCATCAGTGAGGGGGACATCGAGGTCCTGCCAACCCATGATGCAAGACCATCACCGCAGCGGCAACGCGAGCGGATTCGTATCAGGGGTTCGGGCGATTCTATGCGCAAGCTCGCTGCTAGCAAAGTACTCGTGACCTATCTCGGCGAGATCCGCCGAGCCAATGACTGA
- a CDS encoding CBS domain-containing protein encodes MPTVADVLTNKAGRGVAAIVTVAPEDRVLDAVKVMNDHRIGSVIVVDRQSGKMAGIFTERDLLTRVVAEGRNPEQTTVSDVMTKRVVCCSRETNADELRAVIREKHVRHIPVVDDEKPVGMVSIGDLNMVHTQELEQTVQYLELYLRS; translated from the coding sequence ATGCCCACCGTTGCAGACGTGCTGACCAACAAGGCAGGCCGCGGCGTAGCCGCCATCGTGACCGTCGCGCCCGAGGACCGCGTGCTCGACGCGGTGAAGGTGATGAACGATCACCGCATCGGCAGCGTGATCGTTGTCGATCGCCAGTCGGGGAAGATGGCCGGCATCTTCACCGAGCGCGACCTCTTGACGCGCGTCGTCGCCGAGGGCAGAAACCCCGAGCAGACCACCGTCTCGGACGTGATGACCAAGCGGGTCGTCTGCTGCTCGCGCGAGACGAACGCCGACGAGCTGCGGGCCGTGATCCGCGAGAAGCACGTGCGCCATATCCCGGTTGTCGATGACGAGAAGCCCGTGGGCATGGTCTCGATCGGCGACCTCAACATGGTCCACACCCAGGAACTCGAACAGACCGTGCAGTACCTCGAGTTGTATCTGCGGAGCTGA
- a CDS encoding amidohydrolase family protein, with translation MRTNTIIKRTLAIVAGGAIAAAACAQDLGIKAPPQNRPIAITKATIHPVSGPSIPNGHVLFEKGRITSVGPGDGVLPLGTLVIEAKGKHVYPGLFGAYSQMGLSEIGSIRATEDHRETGGTTPEVYAAVAVNPDSTLIPVTRANGILLQGVFPTGGLIPGRVSVMQMEGWTYEDMTVDADVGLVVGFPQTRQGQNIFGRADEAAQRRLDEAFDALEDLFKRSRTYRELRARDGAAPVDARLEGVLGVLPEAGESGGTQNPVYLMVNEVEQIEAAVRWAVERKLRPVIVGGRDAHLVTDLLKKHDVPVIIVATHKFPKRTDSPYNEAYTQPALLEKAGVRWAIASGEETPHERNLPYHVAQALAHGEPMGLTHDAAVRSVTLTPAQILGVSGRVGSLEIGKDATLIVTDGDPLEVRTHTEMAFIQGKTLDMNTKHTALYKKYLEKYRQLGLIRR, from the coding sequence ATGAGAACCAACACGATCATCAAGAGAACACTGGCGATCGTGGCGGGCGGGGCGATCGCCGCCGCGGCGTGCGCGCAGGACCTGGGCATCAAGGCCCCGCCCCAGAACCGCCCCATCGCGATCACCAAGGCGACGATCCATCCGGTGAGCGGCCCGTCGATCCCGAACGGCCACGTGCTGTTCGAGAAGGGCAGGATCACGTCGGTCGGACCCGGCGACGGCGTGCTGCCGCTCGGCACGCTCGTGATCGAGGCGAAGGGCAAGCACGTCTATCCCGGCCTCTTCGGCGCGTACTCGCAGATGGGTCTGTCGGAGATCGGCTCGATCCGCGCCACGGAGGACCATCGCGAGACGGGCGGCACAACGCCGGAGGTCTACGCCGCGGTCGCTGTCAATCCCGACTCGACGCTGATCCCTGTCACCCGTGCGAACGGCATCCTGCTGCAGGGCGTCTTCCCGACGGGCGGGTTGATCCCCGGGCGTGTGAGCGTGATGCAGATGGAGGGGTGGACCTACGAGGACATGACCGTCGACGCGGATGTCGGGCTGGTCGTGGGCTTCCCGCAGACGCGTCAGGGGCAGAACATCTTCGGGCGCGCGGACGAGGCCGCGCAGCGTCGCCTGGACGAGGCGTTCGACGCGCTCGAGGACCTGTTCAAGCGCAGCCGCACGTACCGTGAGCTGCGCGCGAGGGACGGAGCCGCGCCGGTGGATGCACGGCTGGAGGGTGTGCTGGGCGTGCTGCCCGAGGCGGGTGAGAGCGGCGGCACGCAGAATCCCGTCTATCTGATGGTGAACGAGGTGGAGCAGATCGAGGCCGCGGTGCGTTGGGCGGTCGAGCGGAAGCTGCGGCCCGTCATCGTCGGCGGGCGCGACGCGCACCTTGTGACCGATCTTCTCAAGAAGCATGATGTGCCGGTGATCATCGTCGCGACGCATAAGTTCCCCAAGCGCACCGACTCTCCTTATAACGAGGCGTATACGCAGCCCGCGCTGCTGGAGAAGGCGGGCGTCCGCTGGGCGATCGCCAGCGGCGAGGAGACCCCGCACGAGCGCAACCTCCCCTACCACGTCGCGCAGGCGCTGGCCCACGGCGAGCCGATGGGGCTGACGCACGACGCGGCGGTTCGCAGCGTGACGCTCACGCCGGCGCAGATCCTCGGTGTGTCGGGGCGCGTCGGCTCGTTGGAGATCGGCAAGGACGCGACGCTGATCGTGACCGATGGCGACCCGCTGGAGGTCCGCACGCACACGGAGATGGCGTTCATCCAGGGCAAGACGCTCGACATGAACACCAAGCACACCGCGCTCTACAAGAAGTACCTGGAGAAGTACCGGCAGTTGGGGTTGATCCGGAGGTAG